AAGATCGACGCACCTTTGAAGTATCCTTTTCACGGTTTTTGGACTTAGTGAAGTTAAACATCTTCTTGATCTTTGAAAACCCATCATCATTGTGTTCTCCAAGACGAATAGTCTTCATGCTCTTCCCACCGTCGAATCCTCTGTGTGGTGTTCTCCTCCATGCTTTGTTTGCATCAACCGAACTTGAAACACTTCTTGAGAGACTTCTTGAAAGGCTTCGTGAAAacttttccattttttttttttttttgaacggccgacaAAATAATTTTATTCATTTGTAGCAAGATGCTACCACCAAACATACAAAAGTTTTACACCAATTGATACCAAACCATACAATTACATCATCTCTAGATCTTGAATTTGCTCCAATCCTCCCACGTTAATGTCATCGATCTTGACCGATTCTTCACCCAAAGGTACGCCATCGCTTTAATTTCATCCAGAGTCTTGGTCATGTTAGGAGATTTTTGCTGGAACACGGCCTCATTCCTCGATTTCCAAATGCTCCAAATTGCAACCAAAATAACCGCATGTAATACCTTCCTTTTTTTGCCGAAAACCGTACACACCTCATGTAACGTCAACATGTCTTTTAAATCAAATGCTATAATCGGGGGAATCGAGCACCATAATGCAATATTTTGCCATACCATTTGTGCAAACTGGCATGAAACAAGCAGATGTTCACTTGACTCGTCATAACTTCCACACATGATACAAGTTCTGTCGTTCACCGGGATACTCCGAGCCGCCAAAGCACATCTGGTTGGCAGTCGTTCCATCTCTGCCCTCCATGCCACGATGCCCACTTTTTTCGGTACCCAATTATTCCACTCAAACGCTTTACCGGGGCGCACACGATTAACCGAGCTTAGAGTTTTTTTTATACTTGCTACACTGAAACTTCCACCACCATCTAAAGTCCACTGCCATCTATCCATTCCAGATGACATGTTCAGCCCACTAGAACCGCAAATCAGGCCCACAACTTGGTTTAGTTGATCCGCTTCAATAACACCTAGTTCCGGTGTTAGCCAGGCCCAACTGAAGATCAGATTCGGCCCATTCGTTGCCAGCCGATCTTGAACCAAACATTCTTTATGTTTTTCAGCTCTGAATAGTTCTGGAAACATTACGTAAAGCGGTTCATTACCGGCCCAGCAGTCTAAccaaaaacatatatttttcccGTTAACCAACTCAGCTGATGTCGCCTTTTCCAGATCCAACCCGGCTTGTAGTAGTATGCTACGGATGCTTGTGATACTTTTCCACGGCCCAGGTATAGAAACCTTTGTTGGGATGTCTTTCCACCCTCTCGAATTATGATGTATTGCCCAAACCACTCGCCTCCACAAACCATCTTTTTCCGTTttgaacctccaccaccactttgCCAACATTGCTAGATTTGCATCTCTTAACGAACCAAAACCCAACCCCCCGTATTCTTCCGGAGCAATAGTTCTATCCCATGCCACCCAGTTCATTTTAGCCTTTTCttccgaccccccccccccaaaaaaataCCCTTCTTATTTTATCGAGTGCATCCAAAACTTTTATCGGGGCCTTGAACAATGAGAAAAAATATGTGGGTAAGGCATTTAACACTGATTTGATTAGCGTAATCCTTCCTCCATAGGATAGCGTTTTTGCTTTCCACAATGAAAGcctatttttaaatatatcaataacCGATTTCCAATTTTTTTCTAAATTCATATTCGCACCAACTAACATACCAAGATGTTTAAATGGGAACGTGCCTTTCTTACATCTTAATAGGTTTGCCATTTCTTGTATTTCCAGATCTTCCACCCCAAAACCAAAGATACTACACTTTTCCAA
The sequence above is drawn from the Helianthus annuus cultivar XRQ/B chromosome 12, HanXRQr2.0-SUNRISE, whole genome shotgun sequence genome and encodes:
- the LOC110893153 gene encoding uncharacterized protein LOC110893153 produces the protein MNWVAWDRTIAPEEYGGLGFGSLRDANLAMLAKWWWRFKTEKDGLWRRVVWAIHHNSRGWKDIPTKVSIPGPWKSITSIRSILLQAGLDLEKATSAELVNGKNICFWLDCWAGNEPLYVMFPELFRAEKHKECLVQDRLATNGPNLIFSWAWLTPELGVIEADQLNQVVGLICGSSGLNMSSGMDRWQWTLDGGGSFSVASIKKTLSSVNRVRPGKAFEWNNWVPKKVGIVAWRAEMERLPTRCALAARSIPVNDRTCIMCGSYDESSEHLLVSCQFAQMVWQNIALWCSIPPIIAFDLKDMLTLHEVCTVFGKKRKVLHAVILVAIWSIWKSRNEAVFQQKSPNMTKTLDEIKAMAYLWVKNRSRSMTLTWEDWSKFKI